One stretch of Clostridia bacterium DNA includes these proteins:
- the smpB gene encoding SsrA-binding protein SmpB, which translates to MPERVRVVAENRRARHEYFIEETLEAGIALTGTEVKSLRLGRASLQDSFARVESGEVLLYNLHISPYEKGNRFNHDPKRVRRLLLHKAEIRRLIGKTRQRGYTLIPLRLYFNSRGLAKVELALAKGKKLHDRREDIARREAERQIQQSLRRRR; encoded by the coding sequence GTGCCGGAACGCGTCCGGGTGGTGGCGGAGAACCGCCGCGCCCGCCACGAGTATTTCATAGAGGAAACCCTGGAGGCCGGCATAGCCCTGACCGGCACGGAGGTGAAGTCCCTGCGCCTGGGCCGGGCCAGCCTCCAGGACAGCTTCGCCCGGGTGGAGAGCGGCGAGGTACTGCTCTACAACCTGCACATCAGCCCTTACGAAAAGGGCAACCGCTTCAACCACGACCCCAAGCGGGTCCGGCGGCTCCTGCTGCACAAGGCGGAGATAAGGCGTCTGATCGGCAAGACCCGCCAGCGCGGCTACACCCTCATCCCCCTCAGGCTCTACTTCAACTCCCGGGGCCTGGCCAAGGTAGAGCTGGCCCTGGCCAAGGGCAAGAAGCTGCACGACCGGCGGGAGGACATCGCCCGCCGCGAGGCCGAGCGACAGATTCAGCAAAGCCTCAGGCGGCGGCGCTAG
- the rnr gene encoding ribonuclease R → MLNRQDLLSFLEEKAEGPLGVEELAARLCVKDLPALLNLLRELEEEGRVVVTRRHGYAAPRKVGLVVGRVQAHPRGFAFVVPEAEDEEVFVLSGDLRGALHGDRVMVRIVERRAAGAHPQGVVVRVLERANRRLLGTVVEKKRRYARVRPDEKRLVEPVLVPAENLGKARLQDKVLVEVTRWPDGHRGLEGRVVEVIGPAADPATAVRALIRAYDLPEEFGRRARKEAAAVPRAVLPEDLAGRLDLRSWRTVTIDGADARDLDDAVSLSLTPNGNYLLGVHIADVARYVPPGSALDREARKRGTSVYLPDRVLPMLPRELSNGICSLNAGADRLAVSVLMELDREGRLVKYDLARSVIRVARRLTYEEVQGLLDGAGERERREYGALLRDLELMAELALALRAERIKQGALDFDLPEVKVELDDRGRAVRLVRVRRTLAHQIIEEFMIRANRVVAEHLHWLEAPLLYRVHEKPSAQAITELNQVLAPLGYRVRWHPEMEPRQVQRLLEQVAGRPEERLVHSLVLRAMQHARYCPRPLGHFGLATGLYCHFTSPIRRYPDLTVHRVLARCLDGGLSLQEREALAARLEREGEHASARERVAEEVERAAVEMKKIEYMQQFVGEVFPGVVAGVCSFGLFVELENTVQGLVHISTLDDDYYEFVPERLWLVGRRTRRTYRMGQPVRVRVVRVDAYARQVDMELV, encoded by the coding sequence GTGTTGAACAGACAGGACTTGTTGAGTTTCCTGGAAGAGAAGGCGGAGGGGCCGCTGGGGGTAGAAGAACTGGCGGCCCGTCTGTGCGTAAAGGACCTCCCCGCGCTCTTAAACCTCCTGCGCGAGCTGGAGGAGGAGGGCCGGGTGGTGGTTACCCGTCGGCACGGTTACGCCGCGCCCCGGAAGGTGGGCCTGGTTGTGGGCCGGGTGCAGGCCCATCCCCGGGGGTTCGCCTTCGTGGTTCCGGAGGCCGAGGACGAGGAAGTATTCGTCTTGAGCGGAGACCTCAGGGGCGCGCTGCACGGCGACCGGGTAATGGTGCGCATCGTGGAGCGCCGGGCCGCCGGAGCGCACCCGCAGGGGGTGGTGGTGCGGGTCCTGGAGCGGGCTAACCGACGGCTTCTGGGCACGGTGGTGGAGAAGAAGCGGCGCTACGCCCGGGTGCGGCCGGACGAAAAGCGCCTGGTGGAGCCGGTGCTGGTTCCGGCGGAAAACCTGGGAAAGGCTCGGCTGCAGGACAAGGTTCTGGTGGAGGTGACCCGGTGGCCGGACGGGCACCGGGGCCTGGAAGGCCGGGTGGTGGAGGTCATCGGCCCGGCGGCCGATCCGGCGACCGCCGTACGGGCCCTTATCCGCGCCTACGACCTGCCGGAGGAATTCGGGCGCCGCGCCCGAAAGGAGGCCGCGGCGGTCCCCCGGGCCGTACTGCCGGAGGACCTGGCCGGCCGGCTCGACCTGCGCTCCTGGCGAACCGTGACCATCGACGGCGCCGACGCCAGGGACCTGGACGACGCGGTTTCCCTCTCGCTCACTCCCAATGGTAACTACCTCCTGGGGGTACACATCGCCGACGTGGCCCGCTACGTGCCGCCGGGAAGCGCCCTGGACCGGGAGGCCAGAAAGCGGGGCACCAGCGTCTACCTGCCCGACCGGGTGCTGCCCATGCTGCCGCGCGAGCTTTCCAACGGCATCTGCAGCCTCAACGCCGGGGCGGACCGGCTGGCGGTTTCGGTGCTCATGGAGCTCGACCGGGAGGGCCGGCTGGTCAAGTACGATTTGGCCCGCTCCGTCATCCGGGTGGCCCGGCGCCTCACCTACGAAGAGGTGCAGGGGCTGCTGGACGGAGCCGGGGAGCGGGAACGCCGGGAGTACGGGGCACTGCTGCGCGACCTGGAGCTCATGGCCGAGCTGGCCCTGGCCCTGCGGGCGGAGCGAATAAAGCAGGGCGCCCTGGACTTCGACCTCCCCGAGGTGAAGGTGGAACTGGACGACCGGGGCCGGGCGGTGAGGCTGGTAAGAGTGCGGCGCACCCTGGCCCACCAGATAATCGAGGAGTTCATGATCCGGGCCAACCGGGTGGTGGCCGAGCACCTGCACTGGCTGGAGGCGCCTTTACTCTACCGGGTGCACGAGAAACCCTCGGCCCAGGCAATAACCGAACTCAACCAGGTTCTGGCCCCGCTGGGGTACCGCGTGCGGTGGCACCCGGAGATGGAGCCCCGGCAGGTGCAGCGGCTGCTGGAGCAGGTGGCGGGCCGGCCGGAGGAGCGGCTGGTGCACAGCCTGGTGCTGCGGGCCATGCAGCACGCCCGCTACTGCCCCCGGCCCTTGGGCCACTTCGGCCTGGCCACCGGGCTCTACTGCCACTTCACCTCTCCCATACGCCGCTACCCGGACCTGACGGTGCACCGGGTGCTGGCCCGCTGCCTTGACGGCGGCCTCTCCCTCCAGGAGAGGGAGGCTTTGGCAGCGCGGCTGGAGCGGGAAGGCGAGCACGCCTCCGCCCGGGAGCGGGTGGCGGAGGAGGTGGAGCGCGCCGCGGTGGAAATGAAGAAGATAGAGTACATGCAGCAGTTCGTCGGGGAGGTTTTCCCCGGCGTGGTGGCCGGGGTCTGCTCCTTCGGTCTTTTTGTGGAGCTGGAGAATACCGTCCAGGGCCTGGTACACATCTCCACCCTGGACGACGACTACTACGAATTCGTGCCCGAGCGGCTGTGGCTGGTAGGCCGCCGCACCCGCCGCACCTACCGGATGGGCCAGCCGGTGCGGGTGCGGGTGGTGCGAGTAGACGCGTATGCGCGGCAGGTGGACATGGAGCTGGTCTAG
- a CDS encoding MFS transporter, with protein sequence MSEPPLQTERLWTRNFILLLAANLASYVSFYMLVPSLPVYIKAITGKDALSGLAFAVFLLAAVLFRPFAGRSIDTGNRKGIFLAGSAVCFFSALALNCAPALSVILLARFVQGLGWAYCNTAAGTLASDTIPKPRLAEGMGYYGLSLSVAVGIGPALALFLSQRYSFQLMFYVCAGSVLLSFWLAVFMNYCRPGRTSESAAGVKAAFLEKAALAPSLVMLFLFIAYAAIFSFLALFGQHRQVADVGPFFTAYAVSVAVSRPLFGRLADRRGYDIVVVPGLLLCILTLLIIYWARTLPVFTLAGMVYGMGFGAVQPTMQALSVSYVPPERRGSATATYFLFVDLGLGLGSVLWGLVAEKFGYDSMYLMVIIPSLLCLLLYLFFARRAKGGDLTRGWQEENPPLAS encoded by the coding sequence TTGTCCGAACCGCCCCTGCAAACAGAACGCCTGTGGACCAGAAATTTCATTCTGCTTCTGGCCGCCAACCTTGCTTCCTACGTCAGCTTCTATATGCTCGTTCCCTCTCTGCCGGTTTACATCAAGGCGATAACCGGAAAGGATGCCCTGTCCGGCCTGGCTTTCGCGGTGTTCCTCCTGGCCGCCGTGCTGTTTCGCCCCTTTGCCGGCCGCTCGATCGACACCGGAAACCGCAAGGGTATTTTCCTGGCCGGCTCGGCCGTCTGTTTCTTCAGTGCCCTGGCTCTAAACTGCGCCCCCGCTCTGTCGGTCATCCTGCTGGCCCGTTTCGTGCAAGGTCTCGGCTGGGCCTACTGCAACACCGCGGCCGGCACTCTGGCCAGCGACACCATTCCCAAACCTCGCCTGGCCGAAGGCATGGGTTACTACGGGCTGTCCTTGAGCGTGGCCGTAGGGATCGGTCCTGCCTTGGCCCTCTTTCTGAGCCAGCGTTACAGTTTCCAGCTCATGTTCTACGTCTGCGCCGGGTCGGTATTGCTGTCCTTCTGGTTAGCCGTATTCATGAACTACTGCCGCCCCGGGCGAACATCCGAGTCTGCGGCGGGAGTGAAAGCGGCCTTCCTGGAAAAGGCGGCCCTGGCTCCTTCCCTGGTGATGCTTTTCCTGTTTATTGCCTATGCGGCCATCTTTTCTTTCCTGGCCCTGTTCGGGCAGCACCGCCAGGTGGCGGACGTTGGTCCCTTTTTCACCGCGTACGCCGTTAGCGTGGCCGTCTCCCGCCCCCTATTCGGCCGTTTGGCGGACCGTAGAGGCTACGACATAGTCGTGGTGCCCGGGCTGCTGCTGTGTATACTGACTCTGTTGATCATCTACTGGGCCCGCACTCTGCCGGTATTCACCTTGGCCGGCATGGTTTACGGAATGGGCTTCGGTGCCGTCCAGCCCACCATGCAGGCCCTTTCCGTCTCCTACGTGCCGCCCGAACGGCGCGGGAGCGCCACCGCTACCTATTTCCTGTTCGTAGATTTGGGCTTGGGCCTGGGCTCCGTCCTGTGGGGCCTGGTGGCCGAGAAGTTCGGTTACGATTCGATGTACCTCATGGTCATTATCCCCTCTCTCCTCTGCCTGCTCTTGTACCTGTTTTTCGCGCGCCGAGCCAAGGGAGGCGACCTTACTCGTGGATGGCAAGAAGAAAACCCGCCCTTGGCTTCGTGA
- a CDS encoding PaaI family thioesterase, with product MGDVGCFACGPNNPVGLRLSFEMDGDRCTTTFVPQEVHQSFSGVFHGGLIAAILDEVMGQHLQLLGFRTLTGRLSVRFRRPISVGQAVRFTSRLIRRRQRLFQMEAWAELPGGEVAAEATAEMMLQNGVK from the coding sequence ATGGGCGACGTCGGTTGCTTTGCCTGCGGCCCGAACAACCCGGTGGGCCTCAGGCTGAGTTTCGAAATGGACGGCGATCGGTGCACCACCACCTTTGTCCCCCAGGAAGTGCACCAGAGTTTTTCGGGCGTGTTCCACGGGGGTCTGATCGCGGCCATATTGGACGAGGTTATGGGGCAGCACCTGCAGCTCCTGGGCTTTCGCACCCTTACCGGCCGGCTCTCGGTACGCTTTCGCCGGCCCATATCCGTGGGGCAGGCGGTGCGCTTTACCAGCCGCCTGATCCGGCGCCGGCAGCGCCTTTTTCAGATGGAGGCCTGGGCGGAGCTCCCGGGCGGGGAGGTGGCCGCCGAGGCCACGGCCGAGATGATGCTGCAGAACGGAGTGAAATGA
- a CDS encoding acetate--CoA ligase family protein, with translation MLSPEQLDQLDRVFNAQSIAVVGAGEVPGKVGYNIVEALLFGGYRGRVYPVHPRLEHVLGLKTYPSVRDLPEPIDLAIIAINQFATVEVLADCAAQGAKGIVSIAGGFREMGPEGEKLEEELIRKAEDCNLMLIGPNTLGFLNPSLGLNTSFYPMPLKAGSVAILSQSGGVGLTLIYRAFDEELGLSKWIGCGNRSTLAFSDYLQYLAWDPQTRVIGVFMEGAEDAAQVARLAREVVREKPIVLYKIGRTQAVNFAALTHTGSMAGSYRVYRDVMEQAGIVIVDGVDELISACKALALCPPPPAEGVGILTHTAGPTIVAFDELAQRGCNVPPWQEGTVKKIKELIADPPTVIKNPLDLPGAGFDAVTYGKVAETLLADEGVGSLLAVFTHNRCWRYPDTELAALRHRQGKPVAAVYVSSQAGVAEARRWLQERGVPVYTDGKAAGQGLAALYRYKRAKEAAGQATEAFDPGPWLRPDLAERAARQEWLTETEAKALLAEMGVPVPAWREASDEEEAVAAAREIGFPVVLKVLSPEIIHKSDLGGVRLNLATSEAVREAFRRVMERARTVDPEARATVQEMAAPGTEVIVGIATDPHFGRVLMFGLGGVFAEVLEDVVFALPPLSRREARALPEKIRARKVLAGYRGRPPADLEALADLVWRVGQLAAANPCLAEMDLNPVVVYPQGLKVLDARIRLAQ, from the coding sequence TTGCTTTCTCCCGAGCAACTGGATCAACTCGACCGAGTCTTTAACGCCCAGAGCATTGCCGTGGTGGGCGCCGGCGAGGTGCCGGGTAAGGTAGGGTATAACATCGTGGAGGCTCTCTTGTTTGGCGGTTACCGCGGCCGCGTCTATCCCGTGCATCCCCGGCTGGAGCACGTGCTGGGTCTCAAAACCTATCCCTCGGTCCGGGACCTGCCCGAGCCCATTGACCTGGCCATTATTGCCATCAACCAGTTCGCCACCGTGGAGGTCCTGGCCGACTGCGCGGCTCAGGGGGCAAAGGGGATCGTCTCGATTGCCGGCGGCTTCCGGGAAATGGGGCCGGAGGGGGAGAAGCTGGAAGAGGAACTCATCCGCAAGGCCGAGGATTGCAACCTGATGCTTATCGGCCCGAACACCCTCGGTTTCCTCAATCCCTCCCTGGGTCTCAACACCAGTTTCTACCCCATGCCTCTCAAGGCCGGCTCGGTAGCCATTCTGAGCCAGAGCGGGGGCGTGGGACTGACCCTAATCTACCGGGCCTTTGACGAAGAGCTGGGGCTCAGCAAGTGGATCGGCTGCGGCAACCGCAGCACCCTGGCCTTCAGCGACTATCTCCAGTACCTGGCCTGGGACCCCCAGACGCGGGTGATCGGGGTTTTTATGGAGGGAGCGGAGGATGCCGCCCAGGTAGCCCGCCTGGCCCGGGAAGTGGTGCGGGAGAAGCCAATCGTGCTGTACAAGATCGGACGGACCCAGGCGGTCAACTTCGCCGCCCTGACCCATACCGGGAGCATGGCCGGTTCCTACCGGGTGTACCGGGACGTCATGGAGCAGGCCGGCATAGTTATCGTGGACGGCGTGGACGAGTTGATCTCCGCCTGCAAGGCCCTGGCCCTGTGCCCCCCGCCGCCCGCCGAGGGCGTGGGAATACTCACCCACACCGCCGGTCCCACCATCGTGGCTTTCGACGAGCTGGCCCAACGCGGGTGCAACGTCCCGCCCTGGCAGGAGGGCACGGTAAAGAAAATCAAGGAACTTATTGCCGATCCGCCTACGGTGATCAAGAACCCCCTGGACCTGCCCGGGGCAGGCTTTGACGCCGTCACCTACGGCAAGGTGGCGGAAACCCTGCTGGCCGACGAGGGCGTGGGCAGCCTCCTGGCGGTATTTACCCACAACCGCTGCTGGCGCTACCCGGACACCGAGCTGGCGGCTTTACGCCACCGGCAGGGGAAGCCCGTTGCTGCGGTCTACGTTTCTTCGCAGGCCGGTGTGGCGGAAGCGCGGCGCTGGCTGCAGGAGCGCGGGGTGCCGGTATATACGGACGGAAAGGCCGCCGGCCAGGGCCTGGCGGCGCTGTACCGGTACAAGCGGGCAAAGGAGGCTGCCGGGCAAGCAACCGAGGCCTTCGACCCGGGGCCGTGGCTGAGGCCGGACCTGGCCGAACGTGCTGCCCGCCAGGAATGGCTTACGGAAACCGAGGCCAAGGCCCTGCTGGCGGAGATGGGCGTCCCCGTGCCCGCCTGGCGCGAGGCAAGCGACGAAGAAGAGGCGGTGGCCGCGGCCCGGGAAATCGGCTTCCCGGTAGTACTGAAGGTGCTTTCGCCCGAGATAATCCATAAATCCGACTTGGGCGGGGTACGGCTAAACCTGGCCACGTCGGAAGCAGTACGCGAGGCTTTCCGCCGGGTGATGGAGCGGGCCCGGACGGTGGACCCCGAGGCCAGGGCCACGGTGCAGGAGATGGCGGCGCCGGGCACCGAAGTCATTGTGGGAATCGCCACCGATCCTCACTTCGGGAGGGTGCTGATGTTCGGCCTGGGAGGGGTATTCGCCGAGGTTCTGGAAGACGTGGTCTTTGCCCTGCCGCCTTTGAGCCGCCGGGAAGCGCGGGCCCTGCCGGAAAAGATCCGGGCGCGCAAAGTGCTGGCCGGTTACCGGGGCCGGCCTCCGGCGGATCTCGAGGCCCTGGCCGACCTGGTCTGGCGGGTGGGGCAACTGGCCGCAGCCAATCCCTGCCTGGCGGAAATGGACCTGAACCCGGTGGTGGTTTATCCGCAGGGGCTGAAGGTGCTGGACGCCCGTATACGACTGGCGCAATAG
- a CDS encoding sodium-translocating pyrophosphatase, translated as MSGIVWVVAVGCAVGIVFALGLISYILRADAGTPAMQDVNSRIAEGAWAFIRRQYSTIGITAVVVAVIIGFLLGKLSSPVELERLGVSAFGMGWRTALAFLVGGLCSCVSGIVGMWTAVKSNVRCAAASHRGLNQAIKVALRGGAVSGFFIVTLSLLGVTVMFYAYGGAAHPEIAPHLIVAFGFGASMVALFAQLGGGIYTKAADMGADLAGKVEAGIPEDDPRNAAVIADQVGDNVGDCAGRGADLFESTAAENVGAMIIGTALYLGSLKAGVAPDLAIGWVLFPLVLRACGIIASMIGVLAVQSRKQEENPMAALNRGYYVALVLCALATVVVSKVIFAPLCPGWAWLMLAGLIGIIASILVVYITQYYTEGRYKPTKSIAEACRTGPATTIVTGMSVGFETAMPTTLIICIALGLTYWFGVLAGLDLPWWISGAYGTAVATMGMLMTCPYILAEDTFGPITDNANGINEFTKAGEHIRRVTDHLDAAGNTTKAITKGYAMVSAGLAGFLLFQAYFDRVLLFQGKEGELFNVNLVIPEVLIGAVVAIMMVFLFSAWSMRSVSGAAGKIIEEVRRQIKADPGIMAGTSRPDYARAVDITTRAALRGMIAPGLLPVLLPVAIGVIFAQLKISGFNAPAAVGSFLMVGTFSSILLASFMNNGGGAWDNAKKFIEDGQLSDEAGNVLGKGSFAHAAGVVGDTVGDPLKDTVGPSLHIVAKLIATVTLVLCPLWIL; from the coding sequence ATGTCTGGGATTGTCTGGGTGGTCGCAGTAGGATGCGCTGTGGGCATAGTCTTCGCGCTGGGCCTGATAAGCTATATCCTGCGGGCCGACGCCGGAACACCGGCAATGCAGGACGTGAATTCCAGGATTGCAGAGGGTGCCTGGGCGTTCATCCGCCGGCAGTACTCCACCATCGGCATAACTGCCGTAGTCGTAGCGGTGATAATCGGGTTCTTGCTCGGCAAGCTGAGCAGCCCGGTAGAGCTGGAAAGGCTGGGTGTTTCCGCCTTCGGCATGGGCTGGAGAACGGCCTTGGCCTTCCTGGTCGGCGGTCTCTGCTCCTGCGTCTCCGGTATAGTGGGCATGTGGACCGCGGTGAAATCGAACGTGCGCTGCGCTGCGGCTTCGCATCGCGGCCTGAACCAGGCTATTAAGGTAGCGCTGCGAGGAGGAGCGGTTTCCGGATTCTTCATCGTTACTCTGAGCTTGCTAGGGGTAACGGTAATGTTTTACGCCTACGGGGGAGCGGCGCACCCGGAGATTGCCCCCCACCTTATCGTGGCCTTCGGCTTTGGTGCCAGCATGGTGGCCCTCTTCGCCCAGCTCGGCGGCGGTATCTATACCAAAGCTGCCGACATGGGGGCCGACCTGGCGGGCAAAGTTGAGGCCGGGATCCCCGAAGACGACCCCCGGAATGCGGCGGTTATCGCCGACCAGGTCGGCGACAATGTGGGCGACTGTGCCGGCCGCGGGGCCGACCTGTTCGAATCCACGGCGGCCGAGAACGTCGGTGCCATGATAATCGGTACGGCCCTGTACCTTGGCTCTTTGAAGGCCGGAGTGGCGCCCGATCTTGCCATCGGCTGGGTGCTCTTCCCGCTCGTTCTTCGTGCCTGCGGTATAATCGCCAGCATGATCGGGGTGCTGGCGGTGCAGAGCCGCAAGCAAGAAGAAAACCCCATGGCTGCCCTGAACCGCGGCTACTATGTGGCGCTGGTCCTGTGCGCCCTGGCTACGGTCGTGGTCTCCAAGGTAATCTTTGCCCCGCTGTGCCCGGGCTGGGCCTGGCTGATGCTGGCCGGTTTGATCGGGATTATAGCCAGCATACTGGTGGTCTATATTACGCAGTACTACACGGAGGGGCGGTATAAGCCGACGAAGAGCATTGCCGAGGCCTGCCGCACCGGGCCGGCGACGACCATCGTCACGGGCATGTCCGTCGGCTTCGAAACCGCCATGCCCACGACCCTGATAATCTGCATTGCGCTGGGCCTCACCTACTGGTTTGGCGTCCTTGCCGGACTGGATCTTCCCTGGTGGATAAGCGGCGCCTACGGCACCGCGGTCGCCACCATGGGCATGCTCATGACCTGTCCCTACATTCTCGCCGAGGACACCTTCGGCCCCATAACCGACAACGCCAACGGCATCAACGAGTTCACCAAGGCCGGCGAGCACATAAGAAGGGTTACCGACCACCTCGATGCCGCAGGCAACACCACCAAGGCTATCACCAAGGGATACGCCATGGTATCCGCAGGACTGGCCGGTTTCCTGCTCTTCCAGGCCTACTTCGACCGGGTCCTGCTCTTCCAGGGCAAGGAAGGGGAATTATTCAACGTAAACCTGGTCATCCCCGAGGTTCTGATCGGTGCCGTGGTGGCCATAATGATGGTCTTCCTGTTCAGCGCCTGGTCCATGCGCTCGGTGAGCGGCGCGGCCGGCAAGATTATCGAGGAGGTACGCCGCCAGATTAAGGCCGACCCCGGGATCATGGCCGGCACCTCCCGTCCGGACTACGCCAGAGCCGTCGACATCACCACCCGGGCAGCATTGAGGGGAATGATCGCTCCGGGCTTGCTCCCGGTGCTGCTGCCCGTGGCCATCGGTGTCATCTTTGCCCAGCTCAAGATCAGCGGCTTCAACGCTCCGGCGGCGGTCGGCTCGTTCCTGATGGTAGGGACGTTTTCCTCCATCCTCCTGGCCTCCTTCATGAACAACGGGGGCGGCGCCTGGGACAACGCCAAGAAATTCATCGAGGACGGCCAGCTCAGCGACGAAGCAGGGAACGTCCTGGGCAAGGGCTCATTTGCGCACGCGGCCGGTGTCGTCGGCGACACGGTGGGCGATCCGCTAAAAGATACGGTGGGGCCCTCGCTGCACATCGTTGCCAAGCTCATAGCGACGGTAACACTTGTGCTCTGCCCTCTGTGGATTCTTTAG
- the secG gene encoding preprotein translocase subunit SecG, producing the protein MVLHVVISLVLITVVILQSGRSYGLSGAIAGGAQAFFGKKKGLDDFLAGVTRYLAVGFFATSLLLSIFF; encoded by the coding sequence ATGGTGCTGCATGTGGTGATAAGCCTGGTGCTGATCACCGTGGTGATCCTCCAGTCGGGGCGCAGCTACGGCCTCTCCGGGGCCATAGCCGGCGGTGCCCAGGCTTTCTTCGGCAAGAAGAAAGGCCTGGACGACTTTCTCGCAGGAGTGACCCGCTATCTGGCCGTCGGCTTCTTTGCTACCTCGCTGTTGTTGAGCATCTTCTTCTGA